Proteins encoded together in one Gemmatimonadetes bacterium T265 window:
- the dapF gene encoding diaminopimelate epimerase: MAPSLVGAPGPVVSGAGDHLYASLAGRAFYKLTGSGNDFVFFDERAGSDVGGNSAALRTPEVIAAVCDRRNGIGADGVVFLEVADSAEVQIAYYNRDGSRAALCGNATLCTARLAAVLGAVPDPRAPFVVATDAGRIEARVDGSADPVIALGPVRDVAAIAPGAVPESGERAIGYALAGVPHLVVLVDDVDRVPVDARGAALRAPTNDRPDGANVNWVAPVGDRWRMRTFERGVEGETLACGTGAVATATLIAQWTGSTSPVVLVTSSGRAVEVTPTTEDGGAALLAGEGRLVFAGRLAAL; the protein is encoded by the coding sequence ATGGCGCCTTCGCTGGTGGGCGCTCCGGGGCCGGTTGTGAGCGGGGCAGGGGACCACCTCTACGCGTCGCTCGCCGGGCGCGCGTTCTACAAGCTCACCGGCTCGGGGAACGACTTCGTGTTCTTCGACGAGCGCGCCGGATCGGACGTCGGCGGCAACTCGGCGGCGCTCCGCACGCCGGAGGTCATCGCCGCGGTGTGTGATCGAAGAAACGGGATCGGCGCTGACGGCGTGGTATTCCTGGAGGTCGCGGACTCGGCCGAGGTTCAGATCGCGTACTACAACCGCGACGGCAGCCGGGCGGCGCTGTGCGGGAACGCCACCCTGTGCACCGCGCGGCTCGCCGCGGTGCTCGGTGCGGTGCCGGACCCGCGCGCCCCGTTCGTCGTCGCGACCGACGCGGGGCGAATCGAAGCGCGGGTCGACGGGTCCGCGGATCCCGTGATCGCGCTCGGACCGGTGCGCGACGTCGCCGCGATCGCGCCCGGTGCGGTCCCCGAATCGGGGGAGCGTGCGATCGGGTACGCGCTGGCCGGGGTTCCGCACCTCGTCGTCCTAGTCGACGACGTGGACCGTGTTCCGGTCGACGCCCGCGGGGCCGCGCTCCGCGCGCCGACGAACGACCGTCCGGACGGTGCGAACGTGAACTGGGTGGCGCCGGTCGGAGATCGGTGGCGGATGCGGACCTTCGAGCGGGGCGTCGAGGGCGAGACGCTCGCGTGCGGGACCGGCGCGGTCGCGACGGCGACCTTGATCGCGCAATGGACGGGGTCCACGAGCCCGGTCGTGCTCGTGACGTCGTCGGGTCGAGCGGTCGAGGTCACGCCGACGACGGAGGACGGCGGGGCGGCGTTACTGGCGGGCGAGGGTCGGTTGGTCTTTGCCGGGCGTCTCGCGGCTTTGTGA
- a CDS encoding methyltransferase gives MSAPRIYYSDRAIELWHGDALRVLDALVPASVDALITDPPYSSGGFTRGDRVLEVHTKYVTSGTVQGGRGAAAFAGDNRDARSYLAWCTLWLGAALPALKPGGLVALFTDWRQLPATIDALQTGGFVWRGIVPWYKRDARPQRGRFTNACEYVVWGTAGARPLEGAVYPGFYDITTPRAAVREHITEKPIALMRALLAPVPHEGRVLDPFVGSGTTLDAAKQLGLQAVGCELVEDFCAVTARRLAEGSKATRAAGTRDLFAEPAA, from the coding sequence GTGAGCGCGCCCCGGATCTACTACTCCGATCGGGCGATCGAGCTCTGGCACGGCGATGCGCTCCGAGTACTCGACGCTCTGGTACCCGCGTCGGTCGACGCGCTCATCACCGACCCGCCGTACTCATCGGGCGGGTTCACGCGCGGCGATCGCGTGCTCGAGGTGCACACCAAATACGTGACGAGTGGGACGGTGCAAGGCGGCCGCGGCGCGGCCGCCTTCGCGGGCGACAACCGCGACGCGCGCAGCTACCTGGCGTGGTGCACCCTCTGGCTCGGGGCCGCCCTCCCCGCCCTCAAGCCAGGCGGCCTCGTCGCGCTCTTCACGGACTGGCGGCAGCTGCCCGCGACGATCGACGCCTTGCAAACGGGCGGGTTCGTGTGGCGCGGGATCGTGCCCTGGTATAAGCGCGACGCGCGTCCACAGCGAGGACGGTTCACCAACGCGTGCGAGTACGTGGTGTGGGGCACGGCGGGCGCGCGACCGCTCGAGGGCGCCGTGTACCCCGGCTTCTACGACATCACGACGCCGCGGGCGGCGGTCCGGGAACACATTACCGAGAAGCCGATCGCGCTCATGCGCGCACTGCTCGCACCGGTACCGCACGAGGGCCGAGTACTCGACCCGTTCGTCGGCAGTGGGACGACGCTCGACGCCGCAAAGCAGCTCGGCCTGCAGGCGGTCGGGTGCGAGCTGGTCGAAGACTTCTGTGCAGTCACCGCGCGTCGCCTCGCCGAAGGATCGAAGGCGACACGAGCCGCCGGTACCCGAGATCTCTTCGCGGAGCCAGCCGCATGA
- a CDS encoding peptidase encodes MPNAMPTATAPTRAPLRLAYASAIALADGRPAAWQQILCAGTWQHPSYGTLAITPGDLAELKANFDAGVRAFVYADYDHGIASPKGDGNAIAAGEVKAVDLRGNGRELWALYEPTQRAADKIAAGEYRFTSADFETGYVDRRTGKPVGKVLRGFALTNRPFVEGMAPLTLSEIPALLDAAAPGAALLCAEYPNEAAASGVPMSVKTKLQLAESASDADVETAVDTLLSERQAAAPTTTALGEMRTALQLSDDAPAADVVARVRTLADENAALTKTKREGEADRLLDDAVRGGKLTPAEKPHWRTQLLHDVPAVADGAKTLLAQMPKRVPVGTRTADATSTQAKPSGEQLLDDTIKDLQKADPTLTYGAALVAAERQLTAAGTPPKTSPADDEAV; translated from the coding sequence GTGCCTAACGCGATGCCGACCGCGACGGCGCCGACGCGCGCCCCCCTCCGCCTCGCCTACGCGAGCGCGATCGCGCTCGCCGACGGGAGGCCCGCCGCGTGGCAGCAGATCCTCTGCGCCGGCACGTGGCAGCACCCGAGCTACGGGACGCTCGCCATCACGCCCGGCGACCTCGCCGAGTTGAAGGCGAACTTCGACGCCGGCGTCCGCGCGTTCGTGTACGCCGACTACGACCACGGGATTGCGAGCCCGAAAGGCGACGGCAACGCGATCGCCGCCGGCGAGGTCAAGGCCGTGGACCTTCGCGGCAACGGCCGGGAGCTGTGGGCGCTGTACGAGCCCACGCAACGCGCCGCCGACAAGATCGCCGCCGGCGAGTACCGCTTCACGAGCGCCGACTTCGAGACCGGCTACGTCGACCGCCGCACGGGCAAGCCCGTGGGCAAGGTGCTCCGCGGCTTCGCGCTCACGAACCGGCCGTTCGTCGAAGGCATGGCGCCGTTGACGCTGTCGGAAATCCCCGCCCTCCTCGACGCGGCGGCACCGGGGGCCGCCCTCCTCTGCGCCGAGTACCCGAACGAGGCTGCGGCCTCCGGAGTCCCGATGTCCGTCAAGACGAAGCTCCAGCTCGCGGAGTCCGCGAGCGACGCCGACGTCGAGACCGCGGTCGACACGCTGCTCTCCGAGCGGCAGGCCGCGGCCCCGACCACCACCGCGCTCGGCGAGATGCGCACCGCCCTGCAGCTCAGCGACGACGCCCCCGCGGCCGACGTCGTGGCCCGCGTGCGCACGCTCGCCGACGAGAACGCCGCGCTCACCAAGACGAAGCGCGAGGGCGAGGCCGACCGGCTCCTCGACGACGCGGTGCGCGGCGGGAAGCTGACGCCCGCGGAAAAGCCGCACTGGCGCACGCAGCTCCTGCACGACGTGCCGGCGGTCGCGGACGGCGCGAAGACCCTGCTCGCGCAGATGCCGAAGCGCGTTCCGGTCGGCACCCGCACCGCGGACGCGACGAGCACGCAGGCGAAGCCGAGCGGCGAGCAGCTGCTCGACGACACGATCAAGGACCTCCAGAAGGCCGACCCGACGCTCACCTACGGCGCCGCGCTCGTCGCCGCCGAGCGGCAGCTCACCGCCGCGGGCACTCCGCCCAAGACCTCCCCAGCCGACGACGAGGCCGTCTAA